Genomic segment of Blastopirellula marina:
ACGGCCGCGCCGGAAGATGCGTTCGTTGAGTACCAAAAGAAGGCTATTGAGGATCGCACTGTTCGCATTCAGCAACTCATCCAAGAAGACGAACGTCGCTTCCGGTAGCATTCCCTCGGTATTGGTGATCAGTTCGCCTTCGCGTAAACGGCGGATATCAAACGGGCCGAAGATCTCGTTTGGTTCTGAAAATCGCGTTAACAGATAATCAAAGACCTTTCCTTCAATCCGGCGGGCCAATTGCTGAACGAGTGCGCTCTTGGCGGTACCTGGAGGCCCCAGGATAAAAAGGTTCTCGCGGGCGACCAGGCAAATGCCCAGAAGGTCGATGATTTCATCTTTACCGACAAACGACTTCTTCATCGGCTCGAGAACCGATTCGGTCAGCTTCCGCCCTAGTCGCAATACGTCGGCCATTTCCTCAGAGGAGGAGGGGGCATTCACTCGCTTACTCCACTGTCTTGTTGGACTTCGCCCAGGTCAAAGCCTGTCGCTAAACTGCGGTTTACTCCGACCGAGGCGAGTATTTGTTGTTGGATCATTGGGTTCGTCGAACGCGACTTATCTTTCGCGGTCAGGACACGGTCGACGTATAGCTGCATCAGGCCGGGATGGGATGCGAATCCGTCGATACTTATCGCGTCCAGGTCAGGAATACCGACCGAGGAAAGGGGCCAAGCCATGGCCCATTCTCGAAGAATATCGAGTAACGGATCTTTGGCTGAGGCTACGCGAACGGACTTCTCGATGTCGGGTAAAAACCGAAAGGTGAAGTCGACCGAGTAATGAACATCAGATGTAACCTTTACTGGACAAGCCTCTTGCAGCGCCGCACGCATTACGGACTTATCGGCGTCTCGGTAGACCGAGAACTGACAAGCTCGGAAGATATTCTCAGCGGCCCAACTTGCGGACTCCTGATTGAAAGTCGCCAGCGGTCTGGGAAGATTCTCGCGCCAGATCCGTTCATACTTGGCCAACACTTCCTTAGCATCACGTCGCGACTCCGGGCTGATCGAACCGATTTCAGGAACGACCGCTCTCCCTTGTGTTAACAATATCTCCAGGAACTGGCTGTAATCCATTTCCTTCCTCGTGCGACGACTCAAACGGGGTGCTACTTAACTTAGTAGACACCGCCAAGCAGACCTTGTTCATCTAGTTCTACAACGTGGCATGCGATCTGGCATCACTTTTGTGCACATTGGCCGCGTCGCCAGATCGTATGTCGGGCTTGTTGCCGGGTCAATTGTTTTCTTGGAAGGCGATAGCAACAGCGTTTGTCGGTTGGAAAAGTCTCGGGAAGAAGCGAGTCTTTTGGGGCCCGACGAATGACAAATGACGTGGCAGCAAGCGATTCGTACTGCGTCATTCGGTTGCATTAAGTTGGAATTGGCATTGGTTGTCGGCGGCTATTCCGTCACAAAGCTGCCATCCGCTTGTTTGATTCTCACATAGTCGATGGCAAACATGTAGGACTTCTTCGCCTTGTGATTCGCACCCACGATCTGAACGTTGAGCTTGTGTTGGTCACCCTTCACAGCGACCTGTGGAAAGGTGAGGACACCGGTGGTCAGGACACCGCCGCTATAAAGATCAATCGGCGGTCCGAGCGGTTGGTCGTCGAGCGACAACTGAACTACCCCGTAATCACCAGCCGTTGTAAGAACCACTTCCAGATCGACTGTGCCGGTGAATTCTGGCAAGTCGAGTGCCAGTGAGTCGGCAGGTTTCGCCCCTGTCCAAAACAACTGCGAGCCACCACTCCACTTGTCTCCTTGAAATCCTTGCATGTCTTGTGTGCGGGCTGCCCCGGCGGTGGCTTTGCTGGTCAGCTTCTCCCCTTCGATCGCTCCTTCAACGCGGCCAGTCTCCGCATTGATTTTCGCTTTCGGACCACGCAATGCTTCCGCACCTTCGACGGTCGGAAGTTTCGGCCCGGTGTAAATCTTTGGCTGAGCCGCTTTGAACTTCGCTTCGTCGACCGTTTCTACCTTGTGCGTCAGGACATGAGAGCCAAGCATCCCGCCAACGACGATATCAGGGAGTTGGTCGTTGTTGATATCAACGATCGAGATCTGACGACCAATACCCGCTTCACCATCGGCCTGGTACGGAATCCAATCGACGCCCTTCTCGCCCCGTTCCAGCTTGAACCAATACGTGACTGCCCCGGAATCCCATTGTGGGCTTTGGCGATGATGCGACCAGTAAGTCTTACCGGTGATGATATCCTTGAGGCCATCTCCATCAATGTCGGCAAGAGCTACCGAATGCAATTCACTGAAGACGACGCCATATTTGTTTTCAGAAGGATGCTCGCCCATGATCAGATGGTGCTTGAAGCGAGTTTGATCGCCTTCGGTGATCTGTTCGTACCATGCCAAGCCGAAGTCGTGTGCGCGGTGGCTGGTGATGATGTCGTTGTCGCCATCTCCATCGACGTCGTAAGCATACATTTCGGCGCCGCCGTAACCTTCTGTGAAGGAGGCTGAATGAAGTTGCCAGCGAGACGTTAAAGCGTTTTCGGCTGGCTGCTCGAACCAACCATTGGCGAAGATGACATCTTGCCGGCCGTCACCGTTAACATCACCGACACCCAGTCCGTGGCCGAACTTCTTCGAGGCAATTTGGTCGGAGATGCGATGAAACTCCCAAGGTCCAAACGGTTTCTCCGTATCAAAGGTGGTAAACCCAAAGAAGCCATCGCGGGTACAAATAAGTTCTGGACGATCGTCCCCTACGATATCAAGCAGCTGCGGCGATTCGTTCGATACCCAGTCGAATACCTGATGCTTGGGCCAATGCTTGTCAAAGCCTTCCTGGCCTGGGTTCTCGTAGACGTAGGCAGGCGTTCCAGGGAAGCCGACGACAAAGACATCGTTCCGGCCATCACCGTTGAAGTCGTACAACCAGCTGAAGAAGTTATCGGCGTATCGTTCGCGATTTTGCGGAACCGGTTTGTAGATCTCGTGCTTCGTGGTGTACTCCGGTCCAGCAAACCAGTACGGTCCGTACACCACGTCGGAGATTCCATCGCCATTGATGTCGGCGGCGTTCGCACCTTCCGAAAAGTAGACGCCGGTTAGTTGCTGGCGATCAAACGTATGGAGTTTTCGTTCTTCGGCTTGCAAGGTGAAAGGGAGGACGAGACAAAGCGAGAGGAGGATTCGATTGAGGTTCATAGGTGGGCCTTAAGTGAATCGGGGAGTCGCGTTTGATGTCACGTGAATTCCCGATTTTGGTGGGTTGTTGATTCCCAACAGGGGGCTGCGCATTATCACATAGAAGTCAGCAACTTGCGAAACTGGTGAGGAATAAAATTGGCCAAACCGTCGAGGCGTCGATGTGTAGTTGCCTTATCCATTAAATGCTGCTTTTGGTCGGTTTGTGCATTGGTATCGACCTTAATCGGAGTGCCGGGGTGGCAGGCGTGCGCGAAAAAGCATGCTTAGCGTTGGCAAGATTCTTAGGTGCTTGCAAAGAATCTCATGTGAGGCGGTGGACTTTGATCCCACGCCGGCGGAATTGAAAAGCTTCGCGTTTTGATGGGGCGTTCGGTATATTGATGGTCCTGCCAGATCGTTCTTCGGCGATTTATCCCTCCACCGCTCCCTTCCCCTCTCTGCGACGGAAAGTCGATTCATGCGTTTCGGATTGCTTCTTGCGTTGCTGTTTGGTGGGTCGCTGCTTTTCCAGTCGGTCGCCGAAGGCGCGGAAGCGACATTTTCGACTGCCCAATACGACTTCTTTGAAACGTCGGTCCGCCCGCTGTTGGTCTCGGAGTGCGGAAAGTGCCACGGTTCGAAGACGCAGCATGGCGGTCTTCGAACCGATTCTCTAGCCGATCTGATGAAGGGTGGGGACTCAGGAGCGGCGATTAAGCCCGGGGAGGTAGACGCAAGTTTATTGATCGAAGCCGTTCGTCGAACAGGCGACTATCAGATGCCGCCGGAAACACCATTAAAGCCTGACCAAGTTGCGATTCTGGAGCGTTGGGTTGAGATGGGAGCCCCGTGGCCGAGAAAAGACAAGCCGCGTGTGCATCGACCCGATGCCCGCAAAACGCACTGGGCCTTTCTACCCATACAAAGCCGTGAACCACCGTCGGTTGATGTAGACACATTAATCAAAAATCCTGTCGATCAGTTCGTTCAGGCCAAGCTTCAGCAAAAACGAATTGCAATCGCACCGGTTGCGGACCGAGCAACACTGATTCGTCGCGTGACCTACGACTTAACCGGGCTGCCGCCGACCTACGAGCAGGTTCAAGCGTTCGTCAATGATACTTCATCAGATGCCTACCAACGGTTAGTCGACCGACTCTTAAACTCGCCTGCTTACGGCGAGCATCGGGCGCGATACTGGTTAGACCTGGCTCGCTATTCCGATACCAAGGGCTACGTCTACGCTCGGGAGGAACGCCGATTTGTGCATGCCTGGAATTATCGCGACTGGGTTGTCGACGCATTCAATAGCAACATGCCGTACGACGAGTTTCTGCTGAACCAGCTTGCCGCCGATCAGTATCGTCCCGATGATCCAACCGCCCAAGCCGCGATGGGGTTTATCACCCTCGGACGACGCTTCCTGGGAAACACGCACGATATTATTGACGACCGTATCGATGTTGTCGGACGGACGACGATGGGGCTGACACTCGGATGCGCTCGATGCCACGATCATAAGTACGATCCAATCCCGACCGCCGATTATTACTCGCTTTACGGAGTGTTTCAAAACTGCTCCGAGACGTTGACCTCACTGGAAAGTCAGCCGCTTGCTTCAACGGATTCCGAGGTAGTGCAGGAGTTTCTTAAACGCCGTAACGCGTTGAACGATGCGATTGAAGCAAGGCAGAAAGAGGCTTCTGACCGAGTTCGCTCACGAATTGCCGATTACCTATTCGCTCAGACCGAGCTTGAAAAGTATCCCGAGGTCAGCTTCAGTCAGATTATCAGTAAACAAGACTTGGTGCCTGCGTTTGTGCACCAGTTTCGAGCTTACCTGCAACGAACGGTGAAAGTGGACGATCCGGTGTTTGCGGTTTGGAATGCAATGGCCGAAATACCTGGTGATCAATTCCAGGTCGAAGCTCCGAAGGTATTGGTTCACTTGCGACAATTGGATGCAGGGAAGGTCAATCGACTCGTGCTTGAGCGATTTAAGACGACACCTGCATCGATGCGAGACGTCGCCGACCGGTATGGGGCGTTATTCATTTCGCTCGAATCGGAGTTGCCTCCTAATGTCGATCCACAAAGCAAGGCCGTGTGGGACGTCTTGTTCGCCCCGAGCTCTCCTTGTCGAATGCCAGACAAAGGGATCACGGGGACTGAGTTCTTCTACGACAACGGGACCACCGTGGAAATCTGGAAGCTTCAAGCGGCTGTCGATCAGTGGCTAATCGATCATGCGAAGGAACTACCGCACACGGTTCGACTTGTCGATCGAACCAATCTGACCGAACCGCATGTCTTCCGGCGTGGCAACCCAGCGAATCGAGGCAAGGAAGTGACGCGGCATTTTCCGACCTTAATCGCAGGGGACAGTTCGCCTCCTTTCAAGCAAGGAAGTGGGCGGATGGAACTCGCTTTTGGGATCGTCGCGGAAGAGAATCCGTTGACGGCTCGTGTGTGGGTTAACCGAATCTGGCAACATCACTTCGGAGTAGGACTTGTAGCGACGAGCAGCGATTTCGGAACCCGCGCCCCTGTGCCTTCTCACCTGGAGCTGCTTGATTGGTTGGCGACGCAGCTAATCGAGTCAGGCTGGAATACGCGAAAGATCCACCAGCTGATTGTCCTCTCACACACCTACCGGCAGTCATCCCAAGGTCCGAAGGATCAAGCCGCTTACGACCATGCTCAATTGACTGACCCCGAGAATCGACTGTTATGGCGAATGAATCCTCATCGTCTGACGTTTGAAGAACTGCGAGACACGATGTTGGCGGTATCGTCACAGCTCGATCGGAAAATGGGAGGGCCGGGCTCGCCACTGTTTAACGGCAATGACTCGCACAAACGCCGGACACTCTACGGCTATGTCGATCGTCAGTTTTTGCCCAGCTTATTTCGAGTGTTCGACTTCGCGAATCCAGATCTGCATATCCCGAGTCGATCAGAGACGACCGTTCCGCAGCAGGCACTATTTGGGTTGAATCATTCGTTCGTTGCTCAACGTGCGATCGATTTAGCACGTTCTGCTGAGGAGAAATCGTCCGGCGATTCGCAGGCA
This window contains:
- a CDS encoding PSD1 and planctomycete cytochrome C domain-containing protein, which produces MRFGLLLALLFGGSLLFQSVAEGAEATFSTAQYDFFETSVRPLLVSECGKCHGSKTQHGGLRTDSLADLMKGGDSGAAIKPGEVDASLLIEAVRRTGDYQMPPETPLKPDQVAILERWVEMGAPWPRKDKPRVHRPDARKTHWAFLPIQSREPPSVDVDTLIKNPVDQFVQAKLQQKRIAIAPVADRATLIRRVTYDLTGLPPTYEQVQAFVNDTSSDAYQRLVDRLLNSPAYGEHRARYWLDLARYSDTKGYVYAREERRFVHAWNYRDWVVDAFNSNMPYDEFLLNQLAADQYRPDDPTAQAAMGFITLGRRFLGNTHDIIDDRIDVVGRTTMGLTLGCARCHDHKYDPIPTADYYSLYGVFQNCSETLTSLESQPLASTDSEVVQEFLKRRNALNDAIEARQKEASDRVRSRIADYLFAQTELEKYPEVSFSQIISKQDLVPAFVHQFRAYLQRTVKVDDPVFAVWNAMAEIPGDQFQVEAPKVLVHLRQLDAGKVNRLVLERFKTTPASMRDVADRYGALFISLESELPPNVDPQSKAVWDVLFAPSSPCRMPDKGITGTEFFYDNGTTVEIWKLQAAVDQWLIDHAKELPHTVRLVDRTNLTEPHVFRRGNPANRGKEVTRHFPTLIAGDSSPPFKQGSGRMELAFGIVAEENPLTARVWVNRIWQHHFGVGLVATSSDFGTRAPVPSHLELLDWLATQLIESGWNTRKIHQLIVLSHTYRQSSQGPKDQAAYDHAQLTDPENRLLWRMNPHRLTFEELRDTMLAVSSQLDRKMGGPGSPLFNGNDSHKRRTLYGYVDRQFLPSLFRVFDFANPDLHIPSRSETTVPQQALFGLNHSFVAQRAIDLARSAEEKSSGDSQAIARLFHAILKRDPSAGELQLSRQFLDSALPSEPESDEPKASDQWAYGYATVTENGLVADTFKPLPYFNGTAWQGGEQWPDSNLGWAQLTAVGGHPGNTEEFAVVRRWSPEVSGTFSVQSKVAHTHEVGNGIRCWIISSRQGILKEFALHNASQEDFLEGIEVELGDKLDFVVDINGNLNSDDFRWSIDIARTPNDKSRISHWNALDDFPKETMTPLTPLQQLAQTLLLSNEFMFVD
- a CDS encoding FG-GAP repeat domain-containing protein; this encodes MNLNRILLSLCLVLPFTLQAEERKLHTFDRQQLTGVYFSEGANAADINGDGISDVVYGPYWFAGPEYTTKHEIYKPVPQNRERYADNFFSWLYDFNGDGRNDVFVVGFPGTPAYVYENPGQEGFDKHWPKHQVFDWVSNESPQLLDIVGDDRPELICTRDGFFGFTTFDTEKPFGPWEFHRISDQIASKKFGHGLGVGDVNGDGRQDVIFANGWFEQPAENALTSRWQLHSASFTEGYGGAEMYAYDVDGDGDNDIITSHRAHDFGLAWYEQITEGDQTRFKHHLIMGEHPSENKYGVVFSELHSVALADIDGDGLKDIITGKTYWSHHRQSPQWDSGAVTYWFKLERGEKGVDWIPYQADGEAGIGRQISIVDINNDQLPDIVVGGMLGSHVLTHKVETVDEAKFKAAQPKIYTGPKLPTVEGAEALRGPKAKINAETGRVEGAIEGEKLTSKATAGAARTQDMQGFQGDKWSGGSQLFWTGAKPADSLALDLPEFTGTVDLEVVLTTAGDYGVVQLSLDDQPLGPPIDLYSGGVLTTGVLTFPQVAVKGDQHKLNVQIVGANHKAKKSYMFAIDYVRIKQADGSFVTE